In the genome of Nerophis lumbriciformis linkage group LG32, RoL_Nlum_v2.1, whole genome shotgun sequence, one region contains:
- the LOC133575010 gene encoding uncharacterized bromodomain-containing protein 10 — MSSGSRWVRSPAEDMDLSNGTCEAETVVALHCPGDHPSTSNDGMSDFSNSDISLPEVCVSTDVEENTNYEVQQAYRIFCFLLDKQKGVAGPFLHQEARERGARGVRGLKQLMSLRIMEEKFTCREYKTITEFVTDFRLMLENCYRCHGVDHWMSKQAQKLEIMLEQKLTLLSRTLREKTTLAVTSGGRFGAGEERAPGGTSTRRRLSSRSLATVTVGGHESFMVQALRLEEQQKAKEERRQRELEKKEAEEMSSKAVEEWEHTLLSQASPHPVDTLWELPAIGHFLCLAQTALNLPEVVFFELERCLLMPRCSTLLSKIMSSLLSPWQRRPTLHRRPALPYRRWEAELRLRVKGWYRTVGAARIQTARAEQLGLCHQFFRNLGEVSPLEERPFHLLPFYQRVWLLKGLCDHVYETQKDVQDAVLAQPIHECRESILGYDSKDNAYIHFPHFCGADLRIYCQTPSMPPAFPFPSLLVRRVDMQAKNRGGLKNEEDGIFVDSGETLRCFKRENGDVGEHEERFWSMKEEKVCDAWSSDDDSIPVPSSLVGKRHFKEDTLDQSAVNKDGFSLGPVLGIKTESQDACLNVGEHSYTGRSPARSVDVKSPPPPFGTNAEVESPLRPTPFLDCRQTNESEQHGLQNLNKEDRTRSKKRKWKKKAQQNMSPCPAEANESALQEITATSPRKDKKRKHKEGKKLESAKKIKAEPSVEPSFKLVCTSLQELRELISKTEDELDELESTKKKLDRWYHRRQAVKELHSTLIRLRNELSPWEPKLVKAFQRNRLRLKKEFDDFKKHPDYSNFVREEFMSSSSDSSSDDDDDGTGVENEGCSLDDYRGSEEDLEYMVPRGLWTGGSARDVVAESVGKPSSTFEIFNHEKHLDSSQKLPRIATDSSSDVDSGLKSTYEMISLNQCRDSNAELAAQTSPTSKLQIFHPTIALPKGYTPIPTLLAKSVGNKVTLMKRPVDFSGAKKLNSKGCSNFLPVSLMGNAQVQIPQTTSQQTQEGGATSQTTMAPLKFDWDKPIVTLSQTSLQGVSNAPEGLCHLGMKDVGISLKMSVQPVLDRRTQDKVMQQVTLPFVHKSEEHQGTKATVCMSTNVPGFTIPARRVPAQQVAPLKDAQIVKTSSLSVPQNTTSFQGTTTSKTSLSMNQRSPMSPKPPDNKQELKTMCIRDCQSILVTTRGGNTGIVKVQTSSAQNPLGGLSTSPVITISPQFKAFLVSKASEASSVPSQRNPCTTSTTLTTVASLPVGQPKHSPSVYKSSTIPNPEVSTLTGGIPVAETRSWISGSPSNQGSILSGSQLVESTIDPLTQAKLISQPRLKWPGSEEQTQVTKCILVNPPLSSSARTVPKETSSSTNLNSRMVVVNQPAATASSSALVGSVPKQTTTLRGFNGQQLTTSLSSLQMGLSPGVISDVMSKGKNITLPTGLQVQLSGMTTTIGQNIGALSRNPSTITAMSNARPNTQMAPFSNSVTSSPSRLIPSATLTTISQACSLTSTVTTTPATASLVAGPARLSSNVQGNPKPPTTLTHQVPNVQMGKELTPNMSSFQNGLKKNPTIDSTQFSSPATNVQQRIVINTSKSLAAGTQIILNNTCFVVPPQGLGPGSHVLIISSPSSQKVPHASGNSIGPAVAPPQGASQPPSTHLTPILGGNPPFFVPGSIRTAQNPSTTFSSSLSPVLNTSPLVVPHPQFAKSPTHVPPALGPILAPIRLPSSTLSRAECSTAVTQALPGLPLPLSSLPSPSNNCVIQSTLHFQDVSSLKSSLQPPPTVSEASVIHKVFAGSTKAASRIQTLPVTATPTVTLPPSVGLVTTAQPLTVLDTFPQSNTCTSLLNPSLQKSPFSTANSAQPTKLLISPDGAILSHILPRQLHTCDTTTLQPSQADTKSTK; from the exons GACACTTCGAGAGAAGACGACGCTGGCAGTGACTTCCGGAGGACGTTTCGGCGCAGGGGAGGAACGAGCTCCAGGCGGGACCTCCACAAGGAGGCGACTGTCCTCTCGCAGCCTGGCCACAGTCACTGTCGGCGGGCACGAGTCCTTCATGGTGCAGGCTCTCAGGCTGGAGGAGCAGCAGAAGGCCAAGGAAGAAAGACG ACAACGTGAGCTGGAGAAGAAAGAAGCTGAAGAAATGTCATCCAAGGCGGTGGAAGAGTGGGAGCATACTTTGCTGTCCCAGGCGTCCCCCCACCCTGTGGACACCCTATGGGAGCTCCCTGCCATCGGGCACTTCCTCTGCCTGGCTCAGACCGCGCTCAACCTCCCTGAGGTTGTCTTTTTCGAGCTGGAGCGCTGCTTGCTGATGCCCCGCTGTAGCACCCTCCTCTCCAAGATCATGTCGTCTCTCCTGTCCCCGTGGCAAAGGAGGCCCACGCTGCATCGCCGACCCGCCCTGCCATACCGTCGCTGGGAGGCGGAGCTCAGGCTGCGCGTTAAGGGCTGGTATCGAACAGTCGGCGCCGCCCGCATTCAGACGGCTCGGGCCGAGCAGCTGGGGCTCTGTCACCAGTTTTTCCGCAACCTGGGGGAGGTGAGCCCCTTGGAGGAGAGGCCCTTTCACCTGCTGCCCTTCTACCAGCGTGTGTGGCTCCTCAAGGGGCTGTGCGATCACGTGTACGAGACCCAGAAGGACGTTCAGGATGCTGTACTGGCCCAGCCCATACATGAGTGCAGGGAGTCCATTTTGGGATACGACAGCAAGGACAACGCCTACATACATTTCCCACATTTCTGCGGGGCGGACTTGAGGATCTACTGCCAGACCCCCAGCATGCCTCCTGCTTTCCCCTTCCCTTCATTGCTGGTGAGAAGAGTGGACATGCAGGCGAAAAATCGTGGCGGATTGAAGAACGAGGAGGACGGGATTTTTGTGGACTCAGGGGAGACATTGAGGTGCTTTAAAAGGGAAAATGGGGATGTAGGGGAACATGAAGAAAGATTTTGGTCCATGAAGGAGGAGAAGGTGTGTGATGCATGGTCCTCGGATGATGACTCCATTCCTGTTCCGAGTTCATTAGTGGGGAAAAGACATTTTAAGGAAGATACTTTAGATCAATCTGCAGTAAACAAAGACGGTTTCTCCTTAGGCCCTGTGCTTGGAATTAAAACGGAGAGCCAGGATGCTTGTCTGAATGTAGGAGAACATAGCTACACAGGCAGGTCGCCCGCTCGCTCTGTGGACGTCAAATCACCACCGCCACCCTTCGGGACCAACGCGGAAGTAGAAAGCCCTCTCAGACCAACCCCATTTTTGGATTGTCGCCAAACTAATGAGTCCGAGCAGCACGGCCTTCAAAACCTCAACAAAGAAGACAGAACGCGGTCGAAAAAAAGGAAGTGGAAGAAAAAGGCGCAGCAAAATATGAGCCCGTGTCCGGCCGAGGCAAACGAATCCGCTTTGCAAGAAATTACCGCGACAAGCCCGAGGAAAGATAAGAAGAGAAAGCataaagaag gaaaaaagctTGAGTCGGCAAAAAAAATCAAGGCCGAGCCTTCAGTTGAGCCATCATTTAAG TTGGTTTGCACCAGTCTACAAGAGTTGCGAGAGCTGATCAGCAAAACCGAGGATGAGCTTGACGAACTggagagtacaaaaaagaaattG GATCGTTGGTACCATCGAAGACAAGCTGTGAAGGAACTTCACAGCACTCTCATCAGACTACGGAATGAGCTCTCACCCTGGGAGCCAAAACTTGTTAAGGCCTTTCAAAGAAACAG GCTCCGTTTGAAGAAAGAATTTGATGATTTCAAGAAGCATCCAGACTATAGTAACTTTGTGCGAGAGGAGTTTATGTCGTCTTCCTCCGACTCATCttcagatgatgatgatgacgggaCCGGTGTTGAGAATGAAGGGTGTTCGTTGGATGACTATCGAGGATCAGAGGAAGATCTGGAATACATGGTCCCCAGAGGTCTTTGGACTGGGG GGAGCGCCAGAGACGTAGTAGCTGAATCTGTCGGAAAGCCATCATCAACCTTTGAGATCTTCAACCACGAAAAACATCTGGACAGTTCCCAAAAACTGCCGAGAATTGCGACTGACAGTTCTTCTGACGTAGACTCTGGTCTAAAGTCCACATATGAAATGATTTCATTAAATCAATGCAGGGATTCAAACGCAGAATTGGCTGCCCAGACTTCACCAACATCCAAACTTCAAATTTTCCACCCTACCATTGCATTACCTAAAGGCTACACACCCATTCCGACCCTCCTTGCTAAGAGCGTAGGAAACAAAGTGACCTTAATGAAACGGCCTGTTGATTTCTCAGGAGCTAAGAAACTTAACAGCAAGGGGTGTTCAAACTTCCTGCCTGTGTCTTTAATGGGGAACGCACAAGTACAAATTCCTCAAACCACATCACAACAGACGCAAGAAGGAGGTGCAACGAGCCAAACAACAATGGCTCCTCTAAAATTTGATTGGGACAAACCAATTGTGACTTTATCACAAACTTCTCTCCAAGGGGTGTCTAATGCTCCTGAGGGACTGTGTCATCTTGGCATGAAAGACGTTGGCATTTCTCTCAAGATGTCTGTGCAGCCAGTCCTGGACCGTAGAACACAGGATAAGGTTATGCAACAGGTGACTCTGCCATTCGTTCACAAATCCGAGGAGCATCAGGGTACTAAGGCAACTGTTTGCATGTCCACCAATGTGCCTGGCTTCACCATTCCGGCCAGGAGAGTCCCTGCTCAGCAGGTGGCTCCTCTGAAAGATGCCCAGATAGTGAAGACGTCTTCCCTTTCAGTCCCCCAAAACACAACAAGTTTCCAGGGCACAACAACTTCAAAAACATCTCTAAGTATGAATCAAAGGTCACCAATGTCCCCCAAACCTCCAGACAATAAACAGGAACTCAAGACAATGTGCATCCGTGATTGTCAATCAATCCTCGTAACAACCCGAGGGGGCAACACTGGCATTGTCAAAGTACAGACGTCGTCTGCCCAGAATCCGCTCGGCGGTTTGTCCACGAGTCCAGTCATCACCATTTCCCCTCAGTTTAAAGCCTTCCTTGTTTCCAAGGCTTCAGAGGCCTCTTCAGTGCCCTCTCAGAGGAACCCTTGCACTACTTCCACCACCCTTACCACAGTGGCCAGCCTCCCGGTAGGCCAACCTAAGCACAGTCCTTCAGTGTATAAGTCCTCAACCATTCCAAATCCTGAAGTTTCAACACTCACTGGCGGCATTCCAGTTGCAGAAACAAGAAGTTGGATTTCAGGATCTCCCTCAAATCAAGGTTCAATACTTTCGGGGTCTCAATTGGTTGAAAGTACAATTGATCCGCTCACACAAGCTAAGCTTATCAGCCAGCCTCGGTTGAAGTGGCCAGGCTCAGAGGAGCAAACCCAAGTTACAAAATGTATTCTGGTTAATCCACCCTTGTCCTCTTCTGCTCGAACTGTTCCTAAAGAGACGTCATCTTCCACAAACCTTAATTCAAGAATGGTAGTCGTCAACCAGCCTGCAGCAACAGCGTCCTCCTCTGCTTTAGTGGGAAGTGTTCCAAAGCAGACCACAACTCTGCGGGGTTTTAACGGACAGCAGCTCACCACATCATTGTCAAGTCTGCAGATGGGACTAAGTCCTGGTGTCATCTCGGATGTGATGTCCAAGGGAAAGAACATTACCCTCCCAACAG GGCTTCAGGTCCAGTTGTCGGGGATGACAACCACCATTGGACAGAACATTGGTGCTCTGTCACGTAACCCTTCCACCATCACAGCAATGTCCAATGCAAGACCCAACACCCAAATGGCCCCTTTCTCAAATTCTGTCACAAGCTCTCCTAGCCGACTTATCCCCAGTGCTACTCTGACCACAATCTCTCAAGCCTGTTCATTAACGTCTACTGTGACTACTACTCCAGCTACTGCAAGTCTGGTAGCAGGTCCTGCTCGGTTGTCTTCTAACGTGCAGGGTAATCCAAAACCACCCACTACTCTCACTCATCAGGTCCCAAATGTGCAAATGGGTAAAGAACTTACCCCTAACATGTCGTCCTTTCAAAACGGTctcaaaaaaaacccaacaattgACAGTACACAGTTCTCCAGCCCTGCTACTAATGTCCAGCAGAGGATAGTCATCAACACCTCCAAATCCCTGGCAGCCGGCACGCAGATCATCCTTAATAACACATGCTTTGTAGTTCCACCCCAAGGTTTGGGGCCAGGGAGCCATGTCCTTATCATCTCCAGCCCTTCTTCCCAAAAAGTGCCTCATGCTAGCGGTAACAGCATCGGCCCAGCAGTAGCACCTCCCCAAGGAGCAAGTCAACCTCCGTCAACCCATCTTACACCCATTTTGGGAGGGAATCCTCCTTTTTTTGTTCCGGGCAGTATCAGAACAGCTCAGAACCCTTCAACAACATTCAGTTCCTCTTTGTCACCTGTGCTCAACACATCCCCTCTAGTCGTACCCCACCCTCAATTTGCCAAAAGCCCAACCCATGTGCCCCCTGCTCTTGGGCCTATTCTTGCTCCGATCAGGTTGCCCTCTAGTACTCTATCTCGAGCCGAATGTTCCACTGCAGTCACCCAAGCTTTGCCCGGGTTACCTTTACCCTTATCGTCTTTACCAAGCCCGTCTAACAATTGCGTTATACAAAGCACGCTGCATTTTCAGGATGTCTCAAGCCTGAAGTCAAGCCTACAACCACCACCTACAGTCTCAGAGGCATCAGTCATACATAAAGTCTTTGCAGGCTCAACAAAGGCCGCATCCAGGATCCAGACCTTACCGGTCACGGCCACACCGACAGTTACCTTACCCCCATCCGTCGGTTTAGTCACCACTGCTCAACCACTCACTGTACTCGACACTTTCCCCCAATCAAACACGTGTACCAGTCTGTTAAATCCCTCTTTGCAGAAATCCCCATTCAGTACGGCTAACAGCGCCCAACCAACAAAGCTTCTCATCAGTCCCGACGGGGCGATTCTGAGCCACATTCTTCCCCGCCAACTGCACACATGTGACACTACTACTTTACAGCCTTCACAAGCTGACACCAAGTCAACCAAATGA